In Excalfactoria chinensis isolate bCotChi1 chromosome 5, bCotChi1.hap2, whole genome shotgun sequence, a single genomic region encodes these proteins:
- the WARS1 gene encoding tryptophan--tRNA ligase, cytoplasmic: MADSPNCDLKSLSPLQLFEKVTEQGEKVRALKAGKAPKDEIDAAVRMLLSLKLSYKTTTGQDYQAGLPPKDHTLINNGTTNEEDEDLVDPWNVQTSNAKGVDYDKLIVRFGSTKIDTDLINRIERATGQKPHRFLRRGIFFSHRDMDQILHAYENKKPFYLYTGRGPSSQAMHVGHLIPFLFTKWLQEAFDVPLVIQLTDDEKYLWKDMTTEKAYEYAKENARDIIACGFDVNKTFIFSDLDYLGSSTGFYKNIIKVQKHVTFNQVKGIFGFTDSDCIGKISFPAIQAAPSFSSSFPQIFNGKENIQCLIPCAIDQDPYFRMTRDVAPRIGYPKPALLHSVFFPALQGAQTKMSASDVNSSVFLNDTPKQIKTKINKHAFSGGRDTIEEHRKYGGNCDVDVSFMYLTFFLEDDDKLEQLKQAYTSGELLTGELKKVLIETLQPLIAAHQERRKQVTDEVVKQFMTPRKLAFEF; this comes from the exons ATGGCTGATAGCCCGAACTGTGATTTGAAATCCTTGAGTCCACTTCAGCTGTTTGAGAAAGTAACTGAACAAGGAGAGAAAGTCAGAGcactgaaagcaggaaaagcaccAAAG GATGAAATAGATGCAGCAGTGAGAATGCTGTTGTCCTTAAAGCTGTcatataaaacaacaacaggacAAGATTATCAGGCAGGCTTACCTCCAAAAGATCATACATTAATAAACAATGGAACAACTAACGAAGAGGATGAAGATCTTGTGGACCCCTGGAATGTGCAGACATCAAATGCTAAAGGCGTGGATTATGACAAGCTCATAG TTCGGTTTGGCAGCACTAAAATCGATACAGATCTGATCAATCGAATAGAAAGAGCTACTGGGCAAAAACCTCACCGATTTCTACGGAGAggaatctttttttctcacag agacaTGGACCAAATCCTTCATGCTTATGAAAATAAGAAGCCCTTTTACCTTTATACTGGCAGAGGACCATCCTCTCAGGCAATGCACGTTGGGCATCTTATTCCATTTTTATTCACAAA gtggctgcaagaagcaTTTGATGTTCCTTTAGTTATACAGTTAACTGATGATGAGAAATACCTTTGGAAGGATATGACAACTGAGAAGGCATATGAATAtgctaaagaaaatgcaagagaTATTATTGCATGTGGTTTTGATGTCAATAAAACCTTTATCTTTTCTGATTTAGACTACTTGGG GTCAAGTACAGGATTCTACAAGAACATCATCAAAGTTCAGAAGCATGTTACATTTAACCAAGTGAAAGGAATCTTTGGCTTTACCGACAGTGATTGCATTG ggAAGATCAGCTTTCCTGCTATTCAGGCTGCTCCATCCTTCAGTTCATCATTTCCACAGATTTTCAATGGCAAGGAGAACATTCAGTGTCTTATCCCATGTGCTATTGATCAA GATCCTTATTTTAGAATGACACGAGACGTAGCACCTAGGATTGGCTATCCTAAACCTGCCTTACTGCACTCAGTCTTCTTCCCAGCCCTGCAAGGAGCACAAACAAAAATGAGTGCTAGTGATGTCAACTCCTCTGTCTTCCTCAATGATACACCCAAACAAATCAAGACAAAG ATTAACAAGCATGCCTTCTCAGGAGGCAGAGACACTATTGAAGAGCACAGGAAGTACGGAGGTAACTGTGACGTTGATGTGTCTTTTATGTACCTGACTTTCTTCCTCGAAGATGATGACAAACTTGAACAACTGAAACAA GCATACACAAGTGGGGAACTGCTCACAGGGGAGCTGAAGAAGGTGCTTATAGAAACATTGCAGCCCTTGATAGCAGCTCATCAAGAGAGACGGAAGCAGGTCACAGATGAAGTAGTGAAGCAGTTCATGACTCCACGGAAGCTTGCTTTTGAATTTTGA